The following proteins come from a genomic window of Halobaculum sp. MBLA0147:
- a CDS encoding HVO_2922 family protein, whose amino-acid sequence MASTFELYRDEADEWRWRLRHDNGNVIADSGQGYSDKSGATDGIESVRRDAADAEIEEVDG is encoded by the coding sequence ATGGCGTCCACGTTCGAACTGTACCGCGACGAGGCCGACGAGTGGCGGTGGCGGCTCCGACACGACAACGGCAACGTGATCGCGGACAGTGGACAAGGGTACAGTGACAAGTCGGGGGCGACGGACGGCATCGAGAGCGTTCGCCGCGACGCGGCGGACGCGGAGATCGAGGAAGTAGACGGGTAG
- a CDS encoding glycosyltransferase family 4 protein encodes MSYTVLMLGWGFPPNVTGGLDTAVGELFDRFAPRQTVDVELVLPAEYAPPDREGTQGVETGDGDIVTRIGRLSNTFVERAADADLIHTHDWFGYNPGSRAQSEHGVPWVTTFHSLSSDRNADPPDREVQTEQRVANRSDHLISVSEYTAGKVREEYDADSTVIHNGFPSVEPTDRDVAAELGVDGPMLFFVGRHTDQKGIEYLIHALSQLRRDDVTLVIGGTGHLTAQLEKFAELAGVADQTEFVGFVPEAELADYYASADLFVSPSRSEPFGITIVEALSAGTRVVTTECGAAEVLPEDCLIQVDHDSDAIATGIERGLARDDPVEYDARSWDAVADDHEEFYESVLADEDGS; translated from the coding sequence ATGTCGTACACGGTGTTGATGCTCGGGTGGGGCTTCCCTCCGAACGTCACCGGCGGGCTAGACACGGCGGTGGGGGAGTTGTTCGACCGGTTCGCACCGCGGCAGACGGTCGACGTGGAGTTGGTGCTCCCCGCGGAGTACGCGCCGCCGGACCGCGAGGGGACTCAGGGCGTCGAGACGGGCGACGGCGACATCGTCACCCGGATCGGTCGGCTGTCGAACACCTTCGTCGAGCGTGCCGCCGACGCGGATCTGATCCACACCCACGACTGGTTCGGCTACAACCCCGGGTCGCGTGCGCAGTCCGAACACGGCGTGCCGTGGGTGACGACGTTCCACTCGCTGTCGTCGGACCGCAACGCCGACCCGCCGGACAGAGAGGTCCAGACGGAACAGCGCGTCGCGAACCGCTCGGACCACCTGATCTCCGTCAGCGAGTACACCGCCGGGAAGGTCCGCGAGGAGTACGACGCCGACTCCACGGTGATCCACAACGGGTTCCCGAGTGTCGAACCCACCGACCGCGACGTGGCCGCCGAGTTGGGTGTCGACGGGCCGATGCTGTTCTTCGTCGGCCGCCACACCGACCAGAAGGGGATCGAGTACCTGATCCACGCACTCTCGCAGCTCCGCCGCGACGACGTGACGCTGGTGATCGGTGGGACGGGACACCTCACCGCACAACTGGAGAAGTTCGCCGAGCTCGCCGGTGTCGCCGATCAGACGGAGTTCGTCGGCTTCGTCCCCGAGGCGGAGTTGGCCGACTACTACGCCAGCGCCGACCTGTTCGTCTCCCCGTCCCGCTCGGAGCCGTTCGGGATCACTATCGTCGAGGCGCTGTCCGCCGGCACGCGGGTCGTCACGACGGAGTGTGGCGCCGCGGAGGTGCTCCCCGAGGACTGCCTGATCCAGGTGGACCACGACTCCGACGCCATCGCGACCGGAATCGAACGCGGCCTGGCACGAGACGACCCCGTCGAGTACGACGCCCGCAGTTGGGACGCCGTCGCGGACGATCACGAAGAGTTCTACGAGTCCGTTCTGGCCGACGAGGACGGGTCCTGA
- a CDS encoding phosphatidylserine decarboxylase, whose amino-acid sequence MAPTAIAAPERTDGEYGEVTLELLGLLERDPRAKRALEQSIDAAASANSDPDTNPVRSLDDYYRFVDRTVDLVPRDVLENPENLLRDEIQQTICYFYFLVGQEVDALRGLEGYDLYRPAPMYYPPFSNWLRTYADAWGQFLDTEASWNRRIYREFYADERFGLQEDWYETPAAWDSFNDFFARHLRTPDVRPIASGDDVVSAPADSVPQGVWRIEDDLSLGDRVDPHAPNGGGGGGSGETDGDHGTESDGGVRIKNRSHQTVSDLLGESDYADAFAGGRFTHTFLNVNDYHRYHFPVSGVVREHDTFEQNVAIEAHWDGDAGRYGPVDTTGWQFTQTRGYVIVETDTVGVVALVPIGMAEVSDVYFADPVESGRTFRKGDPLGHFLFGGSDFAMLFDSEANFELTDAYDDDADQYEHLLMGEAYGHVDA is encoded by the coding sequence ATGGCACCGACAGCCATCGCGGCTCCCGAGCGGACGGACGGAGAGTACGGCGAGGTGACACTGGAGTTGCTCGGACTGCTGGAACGAGACCCGCGAGCGAAGCGGGCGCTGGAACAGTCTATCGACGCGGCGGCGTCGGCGAACTCGGACCCGGACACGAACCCGGTACGGAGCCTCGACGACTACTACCGGTTCGTCGACCGGACCGTGGATCTGGTTCCACGTGACGTGTTGGAGAACCCGGAGAACCTCCTGCGCGACGAGATCCAACAGACGATCTGCTACTTCTACTTCCTGGTGGGCCAGGAGGTCGACGCGCTGCGTGGACTCGAGGGGTACGACCTCTACCGGCCGGCACCGATGTACTACCCGCCGTTCTCGAACTGGCTCCGGACGTACGCCGACGCCTGGGGACAGTTCCTCGACACCGAGGCGTCGTGGAACCGCCGGATCTACCGCGAGTTCTACGCGGACGAGCGGTTCGGGCTCCAGGAGGACTGGTACGAGACACCCGCCGCGTGGGACTCGTTCAACGACTTCTTCGCACGACACCTCCGGACGCCGGACGTGCGACCGATCGCGTCCGGCGACGACGTCGTCTCCGCCCCGGCCGACTCCGTCCCGCAGGGTGTCTGGCGGATCGAGGACGACCTGTCGCTGGGCGACCGTGTCGATCCACACGCCCCGAACGGTGGTGGCGGTGGTGGAAGCGGTGAGACGGACGGCGACCACGGGACCGAGAGCGACGGCGGCGTCCGGATCAAGAACCGGTCACACCAGACGGTGAGCGATCTCCTCGGCGAGAGCGACTACGCCGACGCCTTCGCCGGCGGGCGGTTCACCCACACGTTCCTGAACGTCAACGACTACCACCGGTACCACTTCCCGGTGAGCGGTGTGGTCCGAGAGCACGACACCTTCGAACAGAACGTGGCTATCGAGGCCCACTGGGACGGCGACGCCGGACGATACGGGCCGGTCGACACCACTGGGTGGCAGTTCACGCAGACGCGTGGGTACGTGATCGTCGAGACCGACACGGTCGGCGTGGTCGCGTTGGTCCCCATCGGGATGGCCGAGGTGTCGGACGTGTACTTCGCGGACCCGGTCGAGTCCGGACGGACGTTCCGGAAGGGCGACCCGCTCGGGCACTTCCTGTTCGGCGGCTCGGACTTCGCGATGCTGTTCGATTCGGAGGCGAACTTCGAGTTGACCGACGCGTACGACGACGACGCGGACCAGTACGAGCATCTGCTGATGGGCGAGGCGTACGGACACGTCGACGCGTGA
- a CDS encoding heavy metal translocating P-type ATPase: MTDCTLCGLETPAEPVTDDEVPGSFCCRGCLEVSRTLDDPAATDPDAARERVGSGSAGERDVGVDADDETAARGPDADDAPPSEEAYLHVEGMHCASCEAFLESRAEAVDGVLAADASYPADAMRLRLASEGDAGEVAGAEGVADAEEVADAEGVADAAEVADVAEAVAGVGYTAEPLDTAESTVEETSSETLGRILVGGFFGMMVMAWYVLFLYPTYFGLPADALLFDLRGEAGGFLLANVWVMTSVVLGYTGAPLVRGAYVAVRTREPNMDLLVTLAAVTAYCYSTLALLVGRVEVYFDVTVVVVVAVTVGTYYEHRVKARAVAALTDLTRERVTTARRRVDGASSERDSDGETETVPVSAVAGGDELVVRPGERVPVDGEIVSGEAGIDESLVTGESLPVRRGPGDRVRGGTLVTDGRLVVAADAAGERTLDRVVSTLWDARGDGGTPQRLADALATLFVPAVVCLGVVAFLVHLAVGSSPTDALLTGLAVLVVSCPCALGLATPLAVAAGTSRLLAEGVVLADDTAVEAAASVDTVAFDKTGTLTTGEMTLDRVETDDVDRETLLAYAAAVEARSSHPVADAVVDAVQGQRATDGTDLDVERVETAAEGDQQSASTATDGGVGPDTRVENFETHPGRGVTGTVAGRRVTVGGASLFPDDAVPDDLRAVYERADADGDLAAYVGWPDDTTDTEASEPARVRGVFVAHDEHRDGWREALATVAGGSSDGESASGDDGDDGRRVVVLTGDSGAAADRVRDCEAVDAVYAGLPPEAKTETVRRLRREGTVAMVGDGSNDAPALAAADLGVAVATGTELAADAADAILLHGDLAAVDRTLSILAGTRRRVRENLTWAFGYNAVAVPAAVLGVVTPLLAAVAMAASSLLVVGNSTRALIDPDGTEADGAETDGTEADGAETDGTEVAGAGTDGTEADGTEADGTEATHEGVSDS; encoded by the coding sequence GTGACCGACTGCACGCTGTGTGGCCTCGAGACGCCCGCCGAGCCGGTGACCGACGACGAGGTCCCGGGGTCGTTCTGCTGTCGCGGCTGCCTGGAGGTCTCGCGGACGCTGGACGATCCGGCCGCCACCGACCCCGACGCCGCGCGGGAGCGGGTCGGTAGCGGATCTGCGGGCGAGCGGGACGTGGGCGTCGACGCAGACGACGAGACGGCCGCGCGTGGACCCGACGCGGACGACGCACCCCCGAGCGAGGAGGCGTACCTCCACGTCGAGGGGATGCACTGCGCCTCGTGTGAGGCGTTCCTGGAGTCGCGGGCGGAGGCGGTCGACGGCGTACTCGCCGCGGACGCCAGCTACCCCGCCGACGCGATGCGGCTCCGTCTCGCGAGCGAGGGCGACGCAGGTGAGGTGGCCGGCGCGGAGGGGGTAGCCGACGCGGAGGAGGTAGCCGACGCGGAGGGGGTAGCCGACGCGGCGGAGGTGGCCGACGTGGCCGAGGCGGTCGCGGGTGTCGGCTACACCGCCGAGCCGTTGGACACGGCGGAGTCGACGGTCGAGGAGACCAGTTCGGAGACGCTCGGACGCATCCTCGTCGGCGGCTTCTTCGGGATGATGGTGATGGCGTGGTACGTGCTGTTCCTCTACCCGACGTACTTCGGCCTCCCGGCGGACGCGCTGTTGTTCGACCTCCGCGGCGAAGCCGGCGGGTTCCTCCTCGCGAACGTCTGGGTGATGACCTCCGTCGTGCTCGGCTACACCGGCGCACCGCTCGTCCGTGGCGCCTACGTCGCCGTCCGGACCCGCGAGCCGAACATGGACTTACTGGTGACACTGGCCGCCGTCACGGCGTACTGTTACAGCACGCTCGCACTGCTGGTCGGCCGCGTCGAGGTGTACTTCGACGTGACCGTGGTCGTCGTCGTCGCCGTCACCGTCGGCACCTACTACGAACACCGCGTGAAGGCTCGTGCCGTCGCGGCGCTGACCGACCTGACACGGGAACGCGTCACGACCGCTCGACGGCGCGTCGACGGAGCCAGTAGCGAGCGGGACTCGGACGGAGAGACGGAGACCGTGCCGGTGTCGGCGGTCGCGGGCGGCGACGAACTCGTCGTGCGCCCGGGCGAACGCGTGCCTGTGGACGGCGAGATCGTCTCCGGCGAGGCGGGGATCGACGAGTCGCTCGTCACCGGCGAGTCGCTGCCGGTCCGGCGCGGGCCGGGCGACCGGGTCCGCGGGGGGACGCTCGTCACCGACGGCCGTCTGGTCGTGGCGGCGGACGCGGCGGGCGAGCGCACCCTCGACCGGGTGGTCTCGACGCTGTGGGACGCTCGCGGCGACGGCGGGACGCCACAGCGGCTCGCCGACGCGCTGGCGACGCTGTTCGTCCCCGCGGTGGTCTGTCTCGGCGTGGTCGCGTTCCTCGTCCACCTCGCCGTTGGCTCCTCGCCGACGGACGCCCTGCTCACCGGGCTCGCGGTCCTGGTGGTGTCGTGTCCCTGTGCGCTGGGGTTGGCGACACCGCTGGCCGTCGCCGCCGGGACGAGTCGCCTCCTCGCGGAGGGGGTCGTCCTCGCGGACGACACGGCCGTCGAGGCGGCCGCGAGTGTCGACACCGTCGCGTTCGACAAGACCGGGACGCTCACCACCGGCGAGATGACCCTCGATCGGGTCGAGACGGACGACGTCGACCGGGAGACGCTGCTCGCGTACGCCGCCGCCGTCGAGGCGCGGTCGAGCCACCCGGTCGCGGACGCCGTCGTCGACGCCGTGCAGGGTCAGCGTGCGACCGACGGAACGGATCTCGACGTGGAACGGGTGGAGACGGCAGCCGAGGGAGACCAGCAGTCTGCGTCGACCGCGACCGACGGCGGCGTCGGTCCCGACACGCGAGTCGAGAACTTCGAGACACACCCCGGTCGTGGCGTCACCGGCACCGTCGCCGGACGGCGTGTCACCGTCGGCGGCGCGTCGTTGTTCCCCGACGACGCCGTCCCCGACGACCTCCGCGCGGTGTACGAGCGGGCCGACGCAGACGGGGACCTCGCCGCCTACGTCGGGTGGCCCGACGACACCACCGACACCGAGGCGTCCGAACCAGCCCGCGTCCGCGGCGTGTTCGTGGCTCACGACGAACACCGAGACGGCTGGCGCGAGGCACTCGCCACGGTGGCCGGCGGGAGTTCCGACGGAGAGTCGGCCTCCGGTGACGACGGGGACGACGGCCGGCGCGTCGTCGTGTTGACCGGCGACAGCGGTGCCGCCGCGGACCGCGTCCGCGACTGCGAGGCGGTCGACGCGGTGTACGCCGGCTTGCCGCCGGAGGCGAAGACGGAGACGGTGCGCCGGCTCCGCCGCGAGGGGACGGTCGCGATGGTCGGCGACGGGAGCAACGACGCCCCGGCGCTGGCGGCCGCGGATCTCGGGGTCGCCGTCGCGACCGGCACCGAGTTGGCGGCCGACGCCGCCGACGCCATCCTGCTCCACGGTGATCTGGCGGCGGTCGACCGGACGCTGTCGATCCTCGCCGGGACGCGACGGCGCGTCCGCGAGAACCTGACGTGGGCGTTCGGCTACAACGCGGTGGCCGTCCCGGCGGCCGTGCTGGGTGTCGTGACGCCGCTGCTCGCGGCGGTCGCGATGGCCGCCTCCAGTCTCCTCGTCGTCGGCAACTCGACGCGGGCACTGATCGACCCCGACGGAACGGAGGCAGACGGAGCGGAGACGGACGGAACGGAGGCAGACGGAGCGGAGACGGACGGAACGGAGGTGGCTGGAGCAGGGACGGACGGAACGGAGGCAGACGGAACGGAGGCAGACGGAACGGAGGCGACGCACGAGGGGGTGAGCGACTCGTGA
- a CDS encoding sulfite exporter TauE/SafE family protein → MGSLAAGVEVGAFFLVGLLGGAHCLGMCGPLVTLYADHGGGPSGRVSLRDVRQQALFTLGRVGAYTLLGVCFGALGRLVVAGGGLLGVVDGVRAVVGVAVGLVVLGIGVGYLRGDPLDPGAAPIPGVAGLFARVTGRVRDRATTWADGPRVAVLGAVHSLLPCPLLYPAYLYAFARGSPVAGGVALATLGLGTAPALVGYATVVGAVPVSVRSRLHRALGAAFLPLGLVPLLHGLSLLGLPVPTIPLPHYGGVPTP, encoded by the coding sequence GTGGGTAGCCTCGCGGCCGGCGTCGAGGTGGGGGCGTTCTTCCTCGTCGGCCTCCTCGGCGGCGCCCACTGTCTCGGGATGTGTGGACCGCTGGTGACGCTGTACGCGGACCACGGTGGCGGGCCGTCCGGCCGCGTGAGTCTCCGCGACGTGCGTCAGCAGGCGCTGTTCACGCTCGGCCGTGTCGGCGCGTACACTCTCCTCGGGGTCTGTTTCGGCGCACTCGGACGGCTCGTCGTCGCCGGTGGCGGCCTCCTGGGTGTGGTCGACGGGGTCCGTGCCGTGGTCGGCGTCGCCGTCGGCCTGGTGGTCCTCGGGATCGGCGTCGGCTACCTCCGCGGCGACCCGCTCGATCCGGGCGCGGCACCGATCCCGGGCGTCGCCGGACTGTTCGCACGCGTGACGGGTCGCGTCCGGGACCGGGCGACGACGTGGGCCGACGGGCCACGGGTCGCCGTCTTGGGTGCGGTCCACTCGCTGCTCCCGTGTCCACTCCTGTACCCGGCGTACCTCTACGCCTTCGCCCGTGGCTCGCCGGTCGCCGGGGGCGTCGCGCTGGCGACGCTCGGTCTCGGCACGGCCCCCGCGCTCGTGGGGTACGCCACCGTCGTCGGCGCGGTGCCGGTGAGCGTCCGGTCGCGGCTCCACCGGGCGCTCGGGGCCGCGTTCCTGCCGCTGGGACTCGTGCCGCTGCTCCACGGGCTGTCATTGCTGGGGCTCCCGGTGCCGACGATCCCGCTGCCTCACTACGGAGGTGTGCCGACGCCGTGA
- a CDS encoding halocyanin domain-containing protein — MPRTDRTPTRRQVLRGGAVAAGAALLGSAVPAASAQSGTDFGGWFDGVSNFDGVVDRTGQSEVTVEVGVQNGDGAYGFGPAAVRVSPGTTVVWEWTGKGGSHNVVADGGGFESELVGEEGHTFSQTFESAGTYKYYCTPHQALGMKGAVVVGGSGGGSGADAAVSEPNYEGWFDGVSNFDGTVDRRGQESVSLEVGVQNGDGAYGFGPAAVRVSPGTTVTWTWTGKGGSHNVVSSDGLFESELVGDEGHTFERTFESPGVYTYYCTPHEALGMKGAVVVGNVGGGGDSGGGEDGEAAAESGGSLLPVPNDFAGWLALFTGGTVALAATAILGGEAYSGYREIAAEKAAAAGGTATEAPADDTVREIDDGYDPVGTAALVAGYFVLIGLLWAFMYFVEFLAGPSIAG, encoded by the coding sequence ATGCCACGTACCGATCGCACACCGACCCGCCGGCAGGTGCTCCGCGGCGGCGCTGTGGCCGCCGGGGCGGCGCTCCTCGGGAGTGCCGTCCCGGCCGCGTCCGCGCAGTCGGGCACGGACTTCGGCGGCTGGTTCGACGGCGTCTCGAACTTCGACGGCGTCGTGGACCGGACCGGCCAGTCCGAGGTCACGGTCGAGGTCGGTGTCCAGAACGGCGACGGCGCGTACGGGTTCGGCCCGGCCGCAGTCCGTGTCTCTCCAGGCACGACGGTCGTCTGGGAGTGGACGGGGAAGGGTGGCTCGCACAACGTCGTCGCCGACGGCGGCGGGTTCGAGAGCGAACTCGTCGGGGAAGAGGGTCACACCTTCTCGCAGACGTTCGAGTCGGCGGGGACCTACAAGTACTACTGTACGCCACACCAGGCGCTCGGAATGAAAGGTGCCGTCGTCGTCGGCGGCTCCGGCGGTGGGTCGGGGGCCGACGCGGCCGTGTCGGAGCCGAACTACGAGGGCTGGTTCGACGGCGTCTCCAACTTCGACGGGACCGTCGACAGACGCGGACAGGAGTCCGTCTCCTTGGAGGTCGGTGTCCAGAACGGCGACGGCGCGTACGGGTTCGGCCCGGCCGCCGTCCGCGTCTCCCCGGGCACCACCGTCACGTGGACGTGGACCGGGAAGGGCGGCTCACACAACGTCGTCAGCTCCGACGGCCTCTTCGAGAGCGAACTCGTCGGGGACGAGGGCCACACCTTCGAACGGACGTTCGAGTCGCCGGGTGTGTACACGTACTACTGTACACCACACGAGGCGCTCGGGATGAAGGGGGCCGTCGTCGTCGGCAACGTCGGCGGTGGCGGCGACTCCGGTGGTGGCGAGGACGGCGAGGCAGCCGCCGAGTCCGGCGGGAGCCTCTTGCCGGTCCCGAACGACTTCGCGGGGTGGCTCGCGTTGTTCACCGGCGGGACGGTCGCGCTGGCGGCGACGGCCATCCTGGGCGGCGAGGCGTACTCGGGGTACAGAGAGATCGCGGCGGAGAAGGCGGCCGCCGCGGGCGGGACGGCCACGGAGGCGCCCGCAGACGACACAGTCCGGGAGATCGACGACGGCTACGACCCGGTCGGCACGGCCGCGCTCGTCGCGGGCTACTTCGTGTTGATCGGGCTGTTGTGGGCGTTCATGTACTTCGTCGAGTTCCTCGCCGGACCGTCTATCGCGGGGTGA
- a CDS encoding b(o/a)3-type cytochrome-c oxidase subunit 1, producing MATEHPDDVTAPGETAGETDEQYTELDDGTRRRRAFVDRYPDAAKAVRVLFGVAFVAFGIGALFGLIQALHRTDVVRVIPSSDYYTILTGHGVLLALVFTTFLITGLFHWANTRSLGVAPTSKRLTWTWIGTMSLGTLFAASTVLAGLFPEIPASADVLFTFYAPLEAHPLFYVGAALLIVGSWIAGADWFRQFREWRSANPDARIPLQSFMVLTTMLMWYLSTLGVAVEVVVFLIPWSLGLIGQVDPLLTRTLFWYFGHPVVYFWLLPAYLIWYSVLPKLSGGRLFSDPLARVVFVLFLILSTPVGFHHQYTDPGIASGYKFVAMTNTMFLLLPSLLTLFTVVASMEHGARQRGGEGYFGWLKALPWHKPEFSGIALAGIMFAAGGFSGMINAGMNINYLIHNTLWVPGHFHLTVGTAFALTMMAISYWLVPQLTGKRLQLRNVAAVQPFVWFVGMVLMSNAMHRAGLAGVPRRTAEPKYQQFSYDAVVGGIAEMQTQIAVGGTLLFVGAAMFLAVMLATWTLSPPNAKLRVNGELPEPMSTADDSPRVLDNLKLWFGIAVVLVVLAYGLPLYSMVADGILGPGSAPFPV from the coding sequence ATGGCGACCGAACACCCAGACGACGTGACCGCGCCGGGCGAGACGGCCGGCGAGACCGACGAACAGTACACGGAGTTGGACGACGGGACGAGACGGCGACGCGCGTTCGTCGACCGCTACCCGGACGCCGCGAAGGCGGTCCGGGTGCTGTTCGGCGTGGCGTTCGTCGCCTTCGGGATCGGCGCGCTGTTCGGGCTGATCCAGGCACTCCACCGCACCGACGTGGTGCGGGTGATCCCGTCGAGTGACTACTACACGATCCTCACCGGCCACGGCGTGTTGCTGGCGCTGGTGTTCACGACGTTCCTCATCACCGGCCTGTTCCACTGGGCCAACACCCGGAGTCTCGGCGTCGCACCGACCAGCAAGCGGTTGACGTGGACCTGGATCGGGACGATGTCGCTGGGGACGCTCTTCGCAGCCTCCACGGTGCTGGCGGGGCTGTTCCCCGAGATCCCGGCGAGCGCGGACGTCCTGTTCACGTTCTACGCGCCGCTGGAGGCGCACCCGCTGTTCTACGTGGGTGCCGCGCTGTTGATCGTCGGGTCGTGGATCGCCGGTGCGGACTGGTTCCGCCAGTTCCGCGAGTGGCGGTCCGCGAACCCGGACGCTCGCATCCCGCTGCAGTCGTTCATGGTGTTGACCACGATGTTGATGTGGTACCTCTCGACGCTCGGCGTCGCCGTCGAGGTCGTGGTGTTCCTCATCCCGTGGTCGCTGGGGCTGATCGGGCAGGTCGACCCGCTGCTCACGCGGACGCTGTTCTGGTACTTCGGCCACCCGGTCGTGTACTTCTGGCTGCTGCCGGCGTACCTGATCTGGTACTCCGTGCTGCCGAAGCTGTCGGGTGGGCGGCTGTTCTCGGACCCGCTGGCGCGGGTCGTGTTCGTCCTCTTCTTGATCCTCTCGACGCCGGTCGGGTTCCACCACCAGTACACGGACCCCGGCATCGCGTCGGGGTACAAGTTCGTCGCGATGACGAACACGATGTTCCTGCTGTTGCCGTCGCTGCTGACGCTGTTCACCGTCGTCGCGAGCATGGAACACGGCGCTCGCCAGCGCGGCGGCGAGGGGTACTTCGGCTGGCTCAAGGCGCTCCCGTGGCACAAGCCGGAGTTCTCGGGAATCGCACTCGCCGGGATCATGTTCGCGGCCGGCGGGTTCTCCGGGATGATCAACGCGGGGATGAACATCAACTACCTCATCCACAACACGCTGTGGGTGCCGGGCCACTTCCACCTCACAGTCGGGACGGCGTTCGCCCTGACGATGATGGCGATCTCCTACTGGCTGGTCCCACAGCTCACCGGCAAGCGGCTGCAGTTGCGAAACGTCGCGGCGGTCCAGCCGTTCGTCTGGTTCGTCGGGATGGTGTTGATGAGCAACGCGATGCACCGCGCCGGGTTGGCCGGCGTCCCACGACGGACCGCGGAGCCGAAGTACCAGCAGTTCAGCTACGACGCCGTCGTCGGGGGAATCGCTGAGATGCAGACCCAGATCGCCGTCGGCGGCACGCTGCTGTTCGTCGGCGCCGCGATGTTCCTCGCGGTGATGCTCGCGACCTGGACGCTGTCGCCGCCGAACGCGAAACTGCGCGTCAACGGCGAACTGCCGGAGCCGATGTCGACGGCGGACGACTCCCCACGGGTGCTGGACAACCTGAAGCTGTGGTTCGGGATCGCCGTCGTGTTGGTGGTCCTCGCGTACGGCCTGCCGCTGTACTCGATGGTCGCCGACGGCATCCTCGGCCCGGGGAGCGCACCGTTCCCGGTGTGA